The genome window TTTTAACGAGAAACCAATCATGTTTCTCAACCAAACAACTGTtggtgttggtggtggtggtggaaacAAGAAGAGGGTCACAGGAACTTGGACTTTCAGATTTCAAAAAGACCCTAAATTTTCACCTGTTAGATTCTTGCAGCAACTAGGAGCAAAAGTGGCAAGTGCTATAAGAGTTGTTTCCATGAGAAGGAGGTCCTCTAGGAAGGTTTCTTCATCCTCTTTGGTCAGAACACGTTCGGTGTCAGACCCCACTGATTCACATCGTGCCAAAGCTGTGGAGGATTGCATTGAGTTCTTACATTCTTCTTCATCTAGGGAGAGACCCAGTTCAGTTTCTGAAAGTTCTCTCTAGGGATATCGATGCTTGAGATTTCTACTTGCAAGATATGTATATTAGAGAAAAATGGTATGCTTTAGTGGTTTCCATTGACATGTTCATTAGTAGGAAATAGAAGTTAATCATTTGTACACTGTCACTTTGGTAATGGAGTTTGAGTAGAGATTGAGATTCTCATATATAAGCATTGGTTTAAATTATGGTTTGAAACGTGAACCTTGATCGTTGATTCATAAGAATACATCGTATGTAGTTCTACTTTGTCATGCTCCTGATATGATTATcagttttcatttattttctcacCATCATTACCCGAAATTGATTATGACCAACTGTCCTTTCTTTAATTACGTTGTTGTCAAGATTGATGAAGATAACAAATGTATGATTCTCttagatttgaaaaaaaataaaaatcattttgttcataaAAAAGTGATAGAACAGAGAAACACTAAATATTACTGGACAAGACGTCATGGTAATTTGGTATGTCAAGACTACTAGAAGTGATTCATAGATTGCTGattcaaattacaaaaaattgtaccttatttcaattactcaactagttcttaaaaaaattcctaGAAAAGGATTGCTCACTGGgtgagaaaattaaaatggacatatatatatatatatatatatatatatatatatatatatatatatattttttttttttttttcaagataactATTAGTCTGTGAATAACACagacatttaaattaaattttaaatgagtcTTGTACCTTAAAGAAAGAGAGATAGTGCGTACATGTTTGGAAACACATTTGAAACATGCATGTTTGGACCATGTTGAAGTGAGATTTCTCGAATTCTAGgcgcaaacataaaaaaaaagttacgtgAGTGATGAACTGGGTTCAACGTTAGTTTAGTTAGACGCAATTGTAATCCAAACAATCTGAAAGCATAAAGTCTTAACCGTTTAACCTACCTATATAACCTGATTACGGATGTCCAAAATAACTTTAAGATGTCGGTGGTTAACAAAAGCTATTCAAATAgaacataatattaatttcttcttaACCTAAGAAAAAATCATCGGACTATGCGATAGCATATGTTTATACATCTGtaatttattgaaaggaaatcaaaacataaatcattttcaaatatCTGAATTGCTCACTTTCTTTTCGCCTAAGAAATATTTGTTTTGGTATAAAGTTATCTTTTACATTGTGAACAAAGGAATACAAGCATTATTCTTATGCTACTGACGCAATTTTAAGCTAAAGATAGTTGTTaggcattttttttcaaagtacaGTCATTGTATGATTTGAAATCTTGAGATAACGATAAAATTCGCCAATTTTGCAGTTTATCTTTACCGTTTTTAACAGTCATTGAATCAGAGTTACAAGCTTTTAAATTAGGCAAACGGACAAAAAGATACTTGGCCTAAGCTTGtcatgaaagaaaagaaaaaaaaaaagataaaagagagtgaaaagtatgactatttgaaaaagatgaaagagatatgaaatgagaaaatagaaaataatagtgtagtaaaatatttcttttttaaaaatcatttgtaCAATTGCAATCTTATTCATGTGAActtgtattaaataatattttattttgttatatatatatatatatatatatatatatatatatatatatatatatatatatatatatatatatatatatatatatatatatatatattccatttgattttgattttgttatttttttaaaaaatttaacaggcATAATTAATTATGGAGAGATAGAATCGAATATCATTAGATTTTGGTTACCAGcatattattcaattttatttactttcggGTGTACCCTTGTATTTGTTATCAGCACGTTCGATTTTGTTGGTTCTTATTGTCGACCTAATGCTATATTGAGTTGATTCCCACCCTGCTTAGAATGAAAATATAGTCCATCTTATCCGGTCTCCAATGCGTTCCACAAGGTTAGGGATAGTTTTGGAAAAATGATTTTCACGTCCACTTTCACCGTTTTCTCGCTCTGTTCcggagagaaaagaagagaaatcgCGCGAGACCCGTCATTTCTACAACACTTTCCTCTACTCTTTTTCCGACAACAAACAATAGAAAGTGTATCTTTCTGTTCATTTCTTCGCTGATGATAGTTTCTTTGCCTTTCTTTCTTGCGAACAGACCC of Glycine soja cultivar W05 chromosome 1, ASM419377v2, whole genome shotgun sequence contains these proteins:
- the LOC114405033 gene encoding uncharacterized protein LOC114405033, with the translated sequence MMLRTTEKVCYTPDFNEKPIMFLNQTTVGVGGGGGNKKRVTGTWTFRFQKDPKFSPVRFLQQLGAKVASAIRVVSMRRRSSRKVSSSSLVRTRSVSDPTDSHRAKAVEDCIEFLHSSSSRERPSSVSESSL